A stretch of DNA from Patescibacteria group bacterium:
CCAAATTTGCTTTCTTCACTTTTCGTTTAGCTTTGCTAAACATAGCTAAAAACTTAGAAGGGCGAATGCAAAATTAAATTAACCTTTTCTCTCATTTCGGAGAGCTCCATCGGTCCTCGTTTATGTACTCGAATGTTGCCATTTTTGTCTACAAAAAGCGTTTCAGGCATTGAAAATCCTCCGATTGACTGGTAAAAGCTATCTTTCAGGTCGAGAAGAAAAGTTATTTTATCGGTCACACCAAATCTGTCACTAAATTCTTTTGCCCGCAAGAGTGGTTCCGACCGATTAATCGCAATGACCACAATCTCACCCTCAAACTCATCCTGCAATACTCCGAAATCAGGTAGCTCATCAACACAAAACGGACACCACGATGCCCATGAATTTATAACAAGTGCTTTCCCTTTAAAATCAGACAGTGATACTTCGTTTTCGTCATAGTCCATAAGAATAAAATCTGGAACGGTATCAAAGGTTGTATTA
This window harbors:
- a CDS encoding TlpA family protein disulfide reductase encodes the protein NTTFDTVPDFILMDYDENEVSLSDFKGKALVINSWASWCPFCVDELPDFGVLQDEFEGEIVVIAINRSEPLLRAKEFSDRFGVTDKITFLLDLKDSFYQSIGGFSMPETLFVDKNGNIRVHKRGPMELSEMREKVNLILHSPF